From a single Carassius gibelio isolate Cgi1373 ecotype wild population from Czech Republic chromosome A18, carGib1.2-hapl.c, whole genome shotgun sequence genomic region:
- the LOC127933982 gene encoding lysM and putative peptidoglycan-binding domain-containing protein 4 isoform X1 encodes MMRRGDPLPRAFQAPVDVHASADGQVYMFGYRREEESSEDEELNVMELRPRSRELYSQERERAEEILLLERDISHEDNLNKLSLQYGCKVADIKRVNNLFQEQDMYALKSIRIPVKKHGLLTKAISELKNPQQRTCNDIASSNSAEANISGTPQVQEYTNYLKEVDSDIERLIQSTVPSEEVLSSGSWISRQRGWRSRYLGSYGADWGIQWWNAVIAMLLIGIVLPIFYVVYFKTQHNSVSVVYNIVGNITGSFNTSKSKG; translated from the exons A TGATGAGACGAGGGGATCCTCTCCCTCGAGCCTTTCAGGCTCCTGTGGATGTACATGCCAGTGCGGATGGCCAAGTGTACATGTTCGGATACAGACGAGAAGAAGAGTCATCTGAGGATGAGGAACTCAATGTCATGGAGCTACGGCCGCGGAGCAGAGAGTTGTACTCacaggagagagaaagagcggaGGAAATACTCTTGTTGGAACGGGACATCTCACATGAGGACAATCTCAACAAACTGTCCCTGCAATACGGATGCAAG GTGGCTGACATAAAAAGGGTAAACAACCTTTTTCAAGAGCAGGACATGTATGCACTGAAGTCAATCAGAATCCCTGTAAAGAAGCATGGCTTGCTAACCAAGGCCATCTCTGAGCTCAAGAACCCCCAGCAAAGAACCTGCAATGACATAGCATCATCAAACAGTGCCGAAGCAAACATCTCGGGAACACCTCAGGTGCAGGAGTACACCAATTACCTTAAAGAGGTGGACAGTGACATTGAGCGTCTGATCCAAAGCACAGTCCCCTCAGAAGAGGTCCTTTCCAGTGGTTCCTGGATATCCAGGCAACGGGGGTGGAGAAGCCGGTATTTGGGCAGCTATGGTGCAGACTGGGGGATCCAGTGGTGGAATGCTGTAATTGCAATGTTACTCATTGGCATTGTCCTGCCAATATTCTATGTGGTATATTTTAAAACTCAACATAATAGTGTATCAGTAGTGTACAATATAGTAGGCAACATCACGGGTAGCTTCAATACCTCAAAGAGTAAGGGGTGA
- the LOC127933982 gene encoding lysM and putative peptidoglycan-binding domain-containing protein 4 isoform X2 gives MRRGDPLPRAFQAPVDVHASADGQVYMFGYRREEESSEDEELNVMELRPRSRELYSQERERAEEILLLERDISHEDNLNKLSLQYGCKVADIKRVNNLFQEQDMYALKSIRIPVKKHGLLTKAISELKNPQQRTCNDIASSNSAEANISGTPQVQEYTNYLKEVDSDIERLIQSTVPSEEVLSSGSWISRQRGWRSRYLGSYGADWGIQWWNAVIAMLLIGIVLPIFYVVYFKTQHNSVSVVYNIVGNITGSFNTSKSKG, from the exons ATGAGACGAGGGGATCCTCTCCCTCGAGCCTTTCAGGCTCCTGTGGATGTACATGCCAGTGCGGATGGCCAAGTGTACATGTTCGGATACAGACGAGAAGAAGAGTCATCTGAGGATGAGGAACTCAATGTCATGGAGCTACGGCCGCGGAGCAGAGAGTTGTACTCacaggagagagaaagagcggaGGAAATACTCTTGTTGGAACGGGACATCTCACATGAGGACAATCTCAACAAACTGTCCCTGCAATACGGATGCAAG GTGGCTGACATAAAAAGGGTAAACAACCTTTTTCAAGAGCAGGACATGTATGCACTGAAGTCAATCAGAATCCCTGTAAAGAAGCATGGCTTGCTAACCAAGGCCATCTCTGAGCTCAAGAACCCCCAGCAAAGAACCTGCAATGACATAGCATCATCAAACAGTGCCGAAGCAAACATCTCGGGAACACCTCAGGTGCAGGAGTACACCAATTACCTTAAAGAGGTGGACAGTGACATTGAGCGTCTGATCCAAAGCACAGTCCCCTCAGAAGAGGTCCTTTCCAGTGGTTCCTGGATATCCAGGCAACGGGGGTGGAGAAGCCGGTATTTGGGCAGCTATGGTGCAGACTGGGGGATCCAGTGGTGGAATGCTGTAATTGCAATGTTACTCATTGGCATTGTCCTGCCAATATTCTATGTGGTATATTTTAAAACTCAACATAATAGTGTATCAGTAGTGTACAATATAGTAGGCAACATCACGGGTAGCTTCAATACCTCAAAGAGTAAGGGGTGA
- the LOC127934117 gene encoding uncharacterized protein LOC127934117 gives MDSIEKAIQAVLPQLDEAKLETLVNELVKVGVEGPDDLQFIQEDDIKHLLTPIQCRKIIHSLKVCNAGPSNPQLSPSSSEPLSVAYSSTCPISSISPISAWVNSFEVPWNKVRLTLRRAVDAGERPAPDDRRHLIKVTVDAMRERSLNPTRRECVVVAKAITQKYPNSFLDKNEEGELIGCGYFSIINQLKTRVEYLNRGNSLSRLRKHKRTQRDDEDGDDDQPAVATCARIDSYGCVRWQPADYPDGETSASLEEKKLEMIDIFSREGIKGAERGRVEDLMAITYAKQREYINAKPSPSILDVGKEWPFLFSQKFLLSHFTTLTNVELYTRLNEDMDKKGKRLLDFFSSQITKWRKEVRAVLKEAIKKDREGSDGLAAMLVMLAHFKEQEESIFLIADETTTPADAEAQLSLPVTPRIIMLVIAA, from the exons ATGGACTCCATTGAGAAGGCAATACAGGCCGTGCTACCACAGCTAGATGAAGCAAAGCTTGAAACTTTAGTCAATGAGTTGGTGAAAGTAGGTGTTGAAGGACCAGATGATCTGCAGTTTATTCAAGAAGATGACATCAAACATCTGCTCACACCCATTCAGTGCAGAAAAATTATTCATTCCTTGAAAG TGTGTAATGCAGGTCCTTCAAATCCTCAGCTGAGCCCTTCATCGTCTGAGCCACTGTCAGTTGCCTATTCCAGCACATGCCCCATATCATCTATAAGTCCCATCTCTGCATGGGTGAACAGTTTTGAGGTGCCATGGAACAAAGTGAGGCTGACTCTTAGAAGAGCAGTAGATGCTGGTGAGAGGCCAGCTCCGGATGACCGCAGACACTTGATAAAAGTCACTGTTGATGCGATGAGAGAGCGTTCCTTGAACCCTACTCGCAGAGAGTGTGTGGTAGTGGCTAAAGCTATAACTCAAAAATATCCAAATAGCTTTTTAGACAAAAATGAAGAGGGGGAGCTAATTGGATGTGGGTATTTCAGCATTATAAATCAGCTCAAAACCAGAGTAGAATATTTGAATCGAGGCAACTCTCTTTCCCGTCTGAGGAAGCACAAACGCACCCAGAGAGATGATGAGGATGGTGATGATGACCAGCCAGCAGTAGCTACATGTGCAAGAATCGACAGTTATGGGTGTGTTCGTTGGCAGCCAGCGGACTATCCAGATGGGGAAACATCAGCATCATTAGAGGAAAAGAAGCTTGAGATGATTGATATATTCAGCCGAGAGGGAATAAAGGGCGCTGAGAGAGGAAGGGTAGAAGACCTAATGGCAATCACTTATGCCAAACAGCGGGAATACATCAACGCAAAGCCTTCCCCAAGCATTCTGGATGTGGGTAAAGAGTGGCCATTTCTCTTTTCACAGAAGTTTTTATTGTCACACTTCACCACTCTCACCAATGTTGAACTATACACAAGACTGAATGAAGATATGGACAAAAAGGGTAAAAGACTCCTGGATTTCTTCAGTAGTCAGATTACAAAGTGGAGGAAAGAAGTAAGAGCTGTTCTGAAGGAAGCCATAAAGAAGGACCGAGAAGGATCTGATGGCCTAGCAGCGATGCTTGTGATGTTGGCACACTTCAAAGAGCAAGAGGAGTCAATTTTTCTCATTGCTGAT GAGACTACCACTCCCGCAGACGCAGAGGCCCAGCTGTCTCTCCCAGTCACTCCAAGGATCATCATGCTCG TTATTGctgcttaa